In Nymphalis io chromosome 11, ilAglIoxx1.1, whole genome shotgun sequence, one genomic interval encodes:
- the LOC126771647 gene encoding uncharacterized protein LOC126771647: protein MFYLHEFRKEVHETVDNYLQCDSHVIPDTRFAKNLRKYLRVVKRRATVIWVFLISDGAIFIIIPFVIPGRLFTVDIILIYGLEPMSESPNYEIATFVTTLSVGFAVYTMVSVAVFVIVIVGYNEAQLKALSEELINVWGDSQYFFNNIKHRITDKVHAVYIQKQVMNEFVRIRLRDIIKFHISNINLLHNLDHDIRSTLAIEYSFNAISIITELLDGLENTYLQLPYTVVHILMVCLAGQRLIDACDHFEKSVYCCKWENFNTSNRRTVFLMLMMSQKTLVLSAGGVAELNFTCMMNILRSTYSTYTTLKSIMK, encoded by the exons atgttttatttgcaTGAATTCAGGAAAGAAGTGCACGAGACTGTCGATAACTATTTACAATGTGACTCTCACGTGATACCCGACACAAGATTTGCCAAAAACTTGCGAAAGTATCTCAGAGTTGTTAAGAGACGAGCTACAGTTATTTGGGTATTTCTCATCTCTGATGGcgcaatatttatcataataccATTTGTTATTCCTGGAAGACTATTTACTGTTGacattatcttaatttatg GCTTAGAACCCATGTCGGAGTCACCCAATTACGAAATAGCAACTTTCGTCACGACATTAAGCGTTGGCTTTGCAGTTTACACAATGGTCAGTGTTGCAGTATTCGTCATAGTTATCGTTGGCTACAATGAGGCACAGTTGAAAGCCCTCAGCGAAGAATTAATTAACGTATGGGGTGATAGTCAATACTTCTTCAATAACATCAAACATAGAATAACTGATAAGGTACACGCCGTGTACATCCAAAAGCAAGTAATGAATGAATTCGTTAGAATCCGTCTGAGAGATATCATAAAGTTtcacatttcaaatattaatcttcTACATAATTTAGATCATGACATTCGATCTACATTAGCTATTGAATACAGTTTTAATGCAATTTCTATTATAACTGAACTGCTTGATGGTTTAGAAAATACTTATCTCCAATTACCATATACAGTAGTTCATATATTAATGGTCTGTCTTGCTGGACAGCGGCTGATAGACGCGTGTGACCATTTCGAGAAATCCGTGTATTGTTGTAAATGGGAAAACTTCAACACAAGCAATCGAAGAACTGTATTTCTGATGTTAATGATGTCACAGAAAACTCTGGTATTATCAGCCGGTGGAGTCGCTGAATTGAATTTTACTTGCATGATGAATATACTAAGGTCAACTTATTCTACTTACACCACcttgaaatcaataatgaaataa